The following coding sequences are from one bacterium SCSIO 12741 window:
- a CDS encoding DUF4834 family protein: MLLAVTNAITTILILLLTFYGFRFLFRYLTPIVLRMVAKRVEKKMREQAQNGPSPSNRGERVNNTRDEVYVKRPADKKKKSGDDFPGGEYIDFEEVE, translated from the coding sequence ATGCTACTGGCCGTAACAAATGCGATAACGACCATATTAATCCTGCTTCTGACCTTTTACGGATTCAGGTTTTTGTTTCGCTATTTGACGCCAATCGTTTTGCGAATGGTGGCCAAACGGGTAGAGAAAAAGATGCGCGAACAGGCCCAAAATGGGCCTTCGCCATCCAACAGGGGTGAGCGGGTGAACAATACCCGTGATGAGGTGTACGTCAAGCGTCCGGCAGATAAGAAGAAAAAGTCGGGAGATGACTTTCCAGGTGGTGAGTACATCGACTTTGAAGAAGTAGAGTAG
- the carB gene encoding carbamoyl-phosphate synthase large subunit: protein MPKDTSIKHALIIGSGPIVIGQACEFDYSGSQAARSLKEEGIEVTLINSNPATIMTDRVIADNIYLLPLELESIEKILQEHDDIDVVLPTMGGQTALNLCIECDNVGIWEEYGVRIIGVNIDAIEITENRQRFRELMDDIGVPMAPQSTAKSFLEGKEIAQEFGFPLCIRPSYTLGGSGASFVHEQEDFEKLLNRGLHSSPIHEVMIDKALLGWKEFELELLRDSNDNVIIICSIENFDPMGIHTGDSITVAPAMTLSDRTYQKMRDMAIKMMRSIGDFAGGCNVQFAVSPDEKEDIITIEINPRVSRSSALASKATGYPIAKIAAKLAIGYTLDELDNQITKTTSAFFEPTLDYVIVKIPRWNFDKFKGSDRELGLQMKSVGEVMGIGRSFQEALQKACQSLEIRRNGLGADGKELTNQDEILKSLARPSWNRLFHIYDAIKLGIPFATIHEKTKIDFWFLKQIEELISIEAAIEKHTLDSIPRELLFEAKQKGYADRQIAHLLRCLESKVYEKRHEMDIKRVYKLVDTCAAEFPAQTPYYYSSFDGENESDNTSDKPKVVVLGSGPNRIGQGIEFDYCCVHGVLAAKECGYETIMINCNPETVSTDFDTADKLYFEPVFWEHIFDIIRHENPIGVIVQLGGQTALKLAEKLQRYGIKILGTSFESLDLAEDRGRFSTLLKKCNIPYPKFGVVDSAEQALELSDELGFPLLVRPSYVLGGQKMKIVINREELEHHVVDILRDMPENQILLDHFLDGAIEAEADAICDGENVHILGIMQHIEPAGIHSGDSYAVLPPYNLGDFVMQQIEDHMNKLAVELNTVGLINIQFAIKDDKVYVIEANPRASRTVPFIAKAYQEPYVNYATKVMLGEKKVTDFDFNPHKKGYAIKIPVFSFNKFPNVNKELGPEMKSTGEAIYFVDNLKDPYFRKIYSERNLYLSK, encoded by the coding sequence ATGCCAAAGGATACAAGCATTAAGCACGCTTTGATTATTGGAAGCGGCCCCATCGTTATTGGTCAGGCCTGCGAATTTGATTATTCGGGATCTCAGGCCGCAAGGTCTTTAAAGGAGGAAGGAATCGAGGTTACCTTGATCAATTCCAACCCGGCAACGATTATGACAGACCGGGTAATCGCGGATAACATTTATCTACTCCCATTGGAGCTGGAGAGTATTGAAAAGATTCTTCAGGAACATGATGACATTGATGTGGTGCTACCTACCATGGGTGGGCAAACGGCACTTAACCTCTGTATCGAGTGTGACAATGTTGGAATCTGGGAAGAATATGGTGTTCGCATCATCGGGGTGAACATCGATGCCATTGAAATTACGGAAAATAGACAACGTTTCCGTGAGTTGATGGATGACATCGGCGTGCCAATGGCTCCTCAGAGTACGGCAAAATCCTTCCTGGAAGGTAAGGAAATTGCTCAGGAATTTGGTTTCCCACTTTGTATTCGTCCGTCCTACACATTAGGTGGATCGGGAGCTTCTTTTGTACATGAGCAAGAAGATTTTGAGAAACTTCTCAACCGGGGACTGCACAGTTCTCCGATCCATGAGGTAATGATTGATAAAGCCCTTTTGGGGTGGAAGGAATTTGAGCTTGAATTGCTCCGTGATTCCAACGACAATGTGATCATTATCTGTTCCATTGAAAACTTTGATCCAATGGGTATTCACACCGGAGACAGTATCACTGTGGCTCCGGCGATGACCCTTTCAGATAGAACGTACCAGAAAATGCGTGACATGGCCATCAAGATGATGCGCTCAATCGGTGACTTTGCCGGTGGATGTAACGTACAGTTTGCAGTAAGTCCGGATGAGAAGGAAGACATTATCACCATTGAGATTAACCCTCGGGTTTCTCGTTCTTCGGCATTGGCTTCTAAAGCTACCGGATACCCGATTGCGAAGATTGCCGCTAAGTTGGCTATCGGATATACCTTGGATGAATTGGATAACCAAATCACCAAAACCACATCCGCCTTCTTCGAGCCTACTTTGGATTACGTAATCGTAAAAATCCCTCGTTGGAACTTTGACAAATTCAAGGGATCTGATCGCGAATTGGGTCTTCAGATGAAGTCTGTAGGTGAGGTAATGGGTATTGGACGTTCCTTCCAGGAAGCTCTTCAAAAAGCCTGTCAGTCTCTCGAAATTCGTCGAAACGGATTGGGTGCTGACGGTAAAGAGTTAACCAACCAAGATGAAATTTTGAAATCATTGGCGAGACCAAGTTGGAATCGCCTTTTCCATATTTACGACGCGATTAAACTCGGAATTCCTTTTGCAACTATTCATGAGAAAACCAAGATTGACTTTTGGTTCTTGAAGCAAATCGAAGAGTTGATCTCGATTGAAGCAGCTATTGAGAAGCATACCTTGGATTCCATTCCACGTGAATTGCTTTTTGAAGCCAAGCAAAAAGGTTACGCCGATCGTCAAATTGCACACTTGTTACGTTGTTTGGAAAGTAAGGTATACGAGAAGCGCCACGAAATGGACATTAAGCGGGTTTACAAACTGGTAGATACCTGTGCCGCCGAATTCCCTGCGCAAACGCCTTATTACTACTCGTCTTTTGATGGAGAGAATGAGTCAGACAATACCTCAGATAAGCCTAAAGTAGTAGTTCTGGGTTCTGGACCAAACCGTATTGGACAAGGAATTGAATTTGACTATTGCTGTGTGCATGGGGTTTTAGCTGCGAAAGAGTGTGGTTATGAAACCATCATGATCAATTGTAACCCAGAAACCGTATCCACCGATTTTGATACGGCCGACAAGCTTTACTTCGAGCCTGTGTTCTGGGAGCATATTTTCGACATTATCCGCCACGAGAACCCAATAGGCGTAATCGTTCAGTTAGGTGGCCAAACGGCGCTTAAATTGGCTGAGAAGCTTCAACGATATGGCATTAAGATTTTAGGTACTTCCTTCGAATCTCTGGATTTGGCAGAAGACCGCGGTCGTTTTTCCACGTTGCTCAAAAAATGCAACATCCCTTACCCTAAGTTTGGAGTAGTGGATTCTGCTGAGCAAGCCTTGGAACTTTCCGATGAGTTAGGTTTCCCACTTTTGGTTCGTCCAAGTTATGTATTGGGTGGTCAGAAAATGAAAATTGTGATCAACCGGGAAGAACTGGAACATCACGTGGTAGATATCCTTCGCGATATGCCTGAAAACCAAATTCTTCTGGATCACTTTCTCGATGGAGCCATTGAAGCCGAAGCAGATGCCATTTGCGATGGTGAAAATGTTCACATCCTGGGAATTATGCAACACATTGAGCCAGCGGGTATCCATTCCGGTGATAGTTACGCGGTGCTGCCTCCTTACAACTTAGGAGACTTTGTGATGCAGCAGATCGAAGACCACATGAATAAGTTGGCGGTAGAATTGAATACCGTTGGACTGATCAATATTCAGTTTGCCATCAAAGACGATAAGGTATATGTAATTGAAGCAAATCCAAGAGCTTCGAGAACCGTTCCATTTATCGCCAAAGCTTATCAGGAACCTTACGTGAACTACGCGACCAAGGTGATGCTGGGTGAGAAAAAGGTAACCGATTTTGATTTCAATCCGCACAAGAAAGGATACGCCATTAAGATTCCAGTATTTAGCTTCAACAAATTCCCGAACGTAAACAAAGAGTTAGGGCCAGAGATGAAGTCAACCGGAGAGGCAATCTACTTCGTGGATAACCTAAAAGATCCTTATTTCCGAAAAATTTATTCCGAACGGAACCTGTACTTGAGTAAGTAA
- a CDS encoding alpha/beta hydrolase — MNNSKIIRFGNWKIEYCTFGEGPEVLLSFHGFGKHFRDFEAMVPTLGQRFRFVSVHLLFHGESIPDEVPNRPIAFERSDLMELLHVLKKDEGFDRFSLLGYSLGGKLVLTLAEMVPEQIDHVFLIAPDGVGINPWYYFSSRTALGQRLHHWSIQNHTVIDGLYQIVMGFKIVPKNLTQFAYDMLKDHDHSTLIYNTWLTYRRLIPDQDKLVNDLAKHEVNIQFFVGIRDQLIPLKPLQRLCARLHGEHPITEFEGGHQISFVKVAKLIDERMEPVGFEKGSFAIPKTSSSDSK, encoded by the coding sequence ATGAACAATTCAAAAATAATCCGGTTCGGAAACTGGAAAATTGAGTACTGTACCTTCGGGGAGGGCCCTGAAGTTTTGTTGTCTTTCCATGGTTTTGGAAAGCACTTTCGCGATTTTGAAGCTATGGTTCCAACCTTGGGACAGCGATTTCGGTTTGTATCGGTTCATCTACTCTTTCACGGGGAAAGCATTCCGGATGAAGTTCCCAATCGTCCCATTGCTTTTGAACGCAGCGACTTAATGGAACTGCTTCATGTGCTAAAAAAGGATGAAGGTTTCGATCGCTTTTCGTTGCTGGGCTACAGCCTTGGAGGAAAACTTGTACTCACCTTGGCCGAGATGGTACCGGAGCAAATTGATCACGTTTTTCTCATTGCTCCCGACGGAGTAGGAATAAACCCCTGGTACTATTTTTCGAGCCGGACAGCTCTTGGTCAACGTCTTCATCATTGGTCTATTCAAAACCATACCGTCATTGACGGGCTATATCAAATAGTGATGGGTTTTAAAATCGTACCGAAAAACCTGACGCAGTTTGCCTACGACATGCTGAAAGACCACGATCACAGCACCCTTATTTACAATACCTGGCTCACCTACCGTCGATTGATTCCCGATCAGGATAAATTGGTCAATGATTTGGCCAAGCATGAGGTAAACATTCAATTTTTTGTTGGTATCCGCGATCAGCTGATTCCTCTAAAACCCTTGCAACGACTTTGCGCCCGATTGCATGGGGAACATCCCATCACCGAATTTGAGGGTGGCCATCAAATCTCCTTTGTAAAGGTGGCCAAGTTGATTGATGAACGAATGGAGCCAGTAGGCTTCGAAAAAGGCAGTTTCGCTATACCCAAAACCTCGAGTAGCGATTCCAAGTAA